The following coding sequences lie in one Moritella viscosa genomic window:
- a CDS encoding cytochrome C biogenesis protein: MTLITSWRHDLKTIKTLFVSCLLLISVSISAQTTGWLQDPSHPPIQLRFMLTGQVDKTNNTVPAVLEIKLADNWKTYWRSPGEGGIAPSIDWQESTNLVGSDWQWPVPKHFSLLGLETYGYTDAVSFPIQLQLEDINKPLVLAGKLTLSSCTSICVLTDYDINMSVDIQNLEADAEAMFLYNKSITQVPTKVVDNNAVQLVWDHANSQLQATISGYHWGETPRLLIDGDLDTAFKLKTVEESADHLIAVFDASSWLGDVELIDKTLNLTVITSEQALEFSTPVIAGQVTIAGKSLMGIVLFALLGGLILNIMPCVLPVLGMKLSTIIDAPNVEKGKIRQQFLASAAGIIVSFWLLSAFIFALKVSGQAIGWGIQFQSPWFIAVMVVITAVFSLNMLGAFEFSLSSNLQTKLATAGDDSNRGHFLQGMFATLLATPCSAPFLGTAVAYALGADTLSLFVIFTALAIGMALPWLLVATFPSLVSLLPKPGRWMGSVKTVFAGLLMLTCLWLVTLLSSFLPTFAIYGLFSVVSLVFIGFMIKLKGKRAVLISVSVGLLLGSAGMLAASLTTSKWSNGLPDDLVWQDLDTVRIEQQIKEGKTVFVDITADWCITCKANKVGVVLQDPVYSKLLTENVVTMKGDWTVRSEKVTNYLQRHGRFGVPFNIVYGPKAPNGIPLPVILSDDAVLNAIKQAGGK, encoded by the coding sequence ATGACTTTAATTACTTCTTGGAGACATGATTTGAAGACAATAAAAACCTTATTTGTGAGTTGTTTGCTGCTTATATCCGTGAGTATTTCTGCACAAACAACAGGCTGGTTACAAGACCCATCACACCCACCAATTCAGTTACGCTTTATGCTGACAGGGCAAGTGGATAAAACCAATAATACAGTGCCCGCTGTACTTGAAATAAAGCTTGCTGATAACTGGAAAACCTATTGGCGTTCACCGGGTGAAGGCGGTATCGCACCAAGTATTGATTGGCAAGAGTCGACAAATCTTGTTGGCAGTGACTGGCAGTGGCCAGTACCAAAACATTTCTCATTGCTTGGGTTAGAGACTTATGGGTATACGGATGCGGTTAGCTTTCCAATTCAGTTACAGTTAGAAGACATTAATAAACCACTGGTATTAGCGGGTAAATTAACCTTATCTTCGTGTACGAGTATTTGTGTATTAACTGATTATGATATTAACATGTCAGTTGATATTCAAAATTTGGAAGCGGATGCTGAAGCGATGTTTTTGTATAATAAAAGCATCACGCAAGTACCGACAAAAGTGGTTGATAATAATGCGGTTCAATTAGTATGGGATCACGCTAATAGTCAATTACAAGCGACAATATCTGGCTATCACTGGGGCGAAACACCGAGATTATTGATTGATGGAGACTTAGACACAGCCTTTAAACTAAAGACGGTAGAAGAGTCAGCAGATCATTTAATTGCGGTATTTGACGCAAGTAGTTGGTTGGGTGACGTTGAATTAATCGATAAAACGTTAAATTTAACTGTCATCACCTCAGAGCAAGCGTTAGAGTTTTCGACGCCTGTCATTGCGGGACAAGTTACTATCGCAGGTAAGTCGTTAATGGGAATTGTACTGTTTGCTTTATTAGGTGGTTTAATCCTCAATATAATGCCGTGTGTATTACCGGTTCTGGGCATGAAATTGAGCACTATTATCGATGCACCAAATGTCGAGAAAGGTAAAATAAGGCAGCAATTCCTTGCTTCTGCGGCCGGTATTATCGTGTCATTCTGGTTACTTTCAGCCTTCATCTTTGCATTAAAAGTGTCTGGCCAGGCGATAGGTTGGGGTATTCAATTCCAAAGTCCTTGGTTTATTGCGGTCATGGTTGTTATCACCGCGGTATTCTCATTAAACATGCTAGGTGCGTTTGAGTTTAGTTTATCGTCAAACTTACAAACGAAATTAGCCACGGCGGGTGATGATAGTAATCGTGGACATTTCTTGCAAGGTATGTTCGCTACGTTACTCGCAACGCCTTGTAGTGCACCATTTTTGGGTACCGCTGTTGCTTATGCACTGGGTGCTGATACATTAAGTTTATTTGTTATCTTTACTGCCTTAGCAATTGGAATGGCTCTACCGTGGTTGTTAGTTGCAACTTTCCCAAGCCTTGTCAGTCTATTACCTAAACCTGGTCGTTGGATGGGGTCAGTGAAAACTGTGTTTGCTGGTTTGTTAATGCTAACTTGTTTGTGGCTAGTTACCTTGTTGTCTAGTTTCTTACCTACATTTGCTATTTATGGTCTGTTTAGTGTTGTTAGCTTGGTCTTTATTGGTTTTATGATAAAACTTAAAGGTAAACGAGCTGTACTTATCAGTGTCAGTGTCGGTTTGTTGCTTGGTAGCGCTGGTATGTTGGCAGCGTCGTTAACAACGAGCAAGTGGTCAAACGGTTTGCCGGATGACTTAGTGTGGCAAGATCTTGATACTGTACGTATCGAGCAACAAATAAAAGAAGGTAAAACAGTATTTGTGGATATCACTGCTGATTGGTGTATTACTTGTAAGGCCAATAAGGTAGGTGTCGTATTACAAGATCCTGTATATAGCAAACTGCTAACGGAAAATGTCGTCACGATGAAAGGTGATTGGACGGTTAGATCTGAAAAAGTGACGAATTACTTACAACGTCACGGTCGTTTTGGTGTCCCATTTAATATTGTTTATGGGCCTAAGGCGCCGAACGGTATACCACTGCCGGTTATTTTAAGTGACGATGCTGTGCTGAATGCAATTAAGCAAGCGGGCGGCAAGTAA